The Carassius gibelio isolate Cgi1373 ecotype wild population from Czech Republic chromosome B19, carGib1.2-hapl.c, whole genome shotgun sequence genomic interval ATTTAATTTGGGATCCAATCCTCCATGTAAATCATAATGGTTTAAACTTCATTGTATATCTTGTCATAGCATTTGGACATTAccatgtatgtattttattaaagtaaaagtgggtttttgttaaatgtgagccgaaaacatcacaattaaaagaacaaaagacttaaattaaactacttcagtctgtgtgcactgaattgatttaatacacgttttttgagatgaattactgaaataaatgattttttccacgacattctaatttattgagaagcaccagTATTAATAGTGCTTGTAATACATGTAACTTTTGTGACATATCActtgaacatttatttttctattaccCTTTATCTATTTCATTTTGGGTTGACTTCaaaatagacataaaaaaaaaaattttcggACCACAtgatattttactttgttttcaaAACCCATATTTATCCGATAAACAAAATTACATAATTAATCTGTTAATTATCTTAGCAAAGTTTTATATTCATGAAtcaaaaataattcataataaaccatatctatatctatatctatatctatatatattattctgtcttaatatctatatctatatatctatatctatatctctatatatatatatatattattctgtcttaCCTGCATTATATTTGATGTGTACTTGTATGTGATGGaataagataaaatatataaatatgatctTAACAGTCAAATTCTTCATAGTTGTATTATTTTGCCCCAAGTATAAATAGTACAAAGTTTACAAACCACTTTATTTGGTATGAAGTGTAAcacaattaaataaagaaaatggtcATTCCCAGGAAATAATAATCACACATTATGCTGGTAAACTGTATGTAGACTCATGCACAGCAACTGTATTCAACAGTTAATAACATACTTTAATAATATAGTGGCAtatgaaacacatcaaatcacatttaaattaaaaatctcaGTTGTTTTTCCATAATACTCCTCATCTTTAGAATATCACACATTATGTGGGGTAATATATCCATTTTTATTTCCAACCACAGAGAAGAGTAGAAATGTTACTAAGAAAATATCATTTGAAATGAATATATCGCTTGCTCCCAAGTAAATATTTTCCTCAAAAGCACGTCAAAACAACCTTCTCTCAAAGGGTTATTTTGGTCATAACCGATTATCACAGATAAGTAAGGGCTCAGGCCAAACGGAAATAAGTTTAATCAGCGATTATGTGACTCATATTGTTTAATACTTTAATTTGAAGTTAAGAGGACAATGGGCAGATGTCCCAGCTCATCCGTGCCTTTCAGTTACCAGATATCTTTTCTTATAGTGCATCATTCTTAATTGCTcgatgttgatctggaaagcagaCAGAATtcagtatattattgttttataaaacaaCTTATAGAAAGTATTCTTTTCAACTTTTTTGCATTGGTTACCTCGATTTGATTAGATTTGATTATAATCACTGATACATCCAGAAACCTTCCACCAGCAGCACGATGATAACAAAAGGATGAGTGGATAAGTGCAACACTGTTAAATGCTGGTGGCAGTCTGGAGGTTTTAAAATTAAAGCAATTTCAAAGACATCAGAATTAAAGAGTTAAACACGAGTTGTACTGAGAGTTAACATATTCAAAAGCACCTTGGGAGATATTTTGCTAAATGCAAACTTTACAAGCAATTCCTTGACTAAGCTTAGTAgaaatttagaaataataaaaccaactttttttaacattaggATATGTGCttgtgctatttttatttaaattgactgtatatttaatgttcttgtattataatatatattgctgcataatttttttttttttttaccacatataTCAAGGTCCCTGCTAAACTAATGGTTTCTGCCTGAAATGAATTACAAGGATCGCGTATCTCAAGATTATCTACAGGACctgtattctttatttttatgttccTATACATTGCTTTATCAAATTAAGAATAAGAAACAACTAGTTTAATCAGATAGATCACACCACACTGCAACTGTACATTAATACACCATGATTTGTTTCTACATTCAGTCATCTTCGTTGAGTCTCCATTCAGTAAAGTTCATCAGTCCCCGTCATCCTCCACGCTCTTGTGTGAATGCACAATACCGTTTCCCTCCCGCTCGTGCTCAAGCCGGTCCACCGCTACGCTCTCAAACGCCCTCCTCATTAATGGGTTCTCCTCTAAGACCTCATTAAAGCTGTCCACGCTGAGCGAATAAAGTCTGCAGTATGTCTCCGCTCTGACGCTGGCTGTACGGCGTCCACGGGTCAGCAGACAGATCTCTAGAAACGAACAAACAAATCAGCTCAAATCAGTTCTGTAGCAACCATATATTGTTGTTCATTGTGCTATTATCTACATTTCTGTATTTAGTTTTGGTCTACTACACAATAGTATCTGTGTACTGTAGGAAGAAGTACACAGATACTATTGTGTACTTTACAGGAAGAAAATCAAACTCACCGCCGAAGTAGCAGCCGTCATTCAGTTTCTTCTCTTTACTGTCATGAGTGATCACACTGACGCAGCCATGCTGGATGAAGTACATCTTACGACCGAGCGTCCCTTCACGGATGATCATATCACCCGGCTGAAAGACCTCGAAGCGCAACTTTGTGAGGAGCACTGTGACAAAGTGAGGATCCGCATTTGCAAAGAGTGGCATGTTAGCCACCAGCCCACGGCAGTTAAAGTTGACAATCTCCTGCAGGTCAAACACACAGCACAGGATGGATTAGGAATACCAGTGTAATCTACCAATCCATCGAGCAGTTTAGTCCCATGTTTAAATTCTAAGTCAGCTAAGAAATGACTTAAGATTAAGGAGTAGATGGATAAGGACTTGTCATATTTAATGGAGACATGCTAAGGCCCTGTTCACACTAGTGTGTTTTCATTTGAAGATTTTTGGAATTAAAACTATCCGTGTTTACGCTGATTTTTTAGCTGTGTTTCAGAAATTATCTCCGTCCTACACTAAATAACGAAAACGCATGTCACATGAGCATCCATGCACACTGGGCATGCGCGTAAAAGTGTAAACAATAAGTTGGTTGCTAGTAACTCGCAGGTTCAATAATGAGCATGATGGCAAGGAAAAGCAAGGACGTCTTTGTGTGGACAGATGATGAGGTGGAACTGTTACTCAAAGTAACTAATGATTACAAGGTGGCTGGAATGTCGATTGGGAGTCATGCCAAAACAAATACAGTGACACACTCGACAGAGACATTATACGGTTACATGGTCATCAAGGATACGCAACCCTGGAGTTTTCGAACTCTGCTTTCAGCAGCATTTTCAAAAACATGGAAAACGCCGGAGTAGTGTAAATGATAGGCATAacagttatgcattttaaaacaaaaacacactagtgtaaacagggcctaagacataacaaaaagaaatgtttttgagaaaTAAAACCTTTTTGTAACTTTTATTACACTAACCCAATATGATTTACTAGGGATGATTTTAGATCAACTACTTTACCTACCTCTTTGTCGTGCcaattaattttattgtattgtaatactttcaatatttttttccaaatatatatttGCTGAATATATAATGCGATAAATGCATGcgataaataattttaaataaatatttactatatgcatttatataaattagGGCTTGCATAATTGATCATTTCAGTCAAAAAAGTAGTCTGGACAAATGTTTACTTTATGTAAATAATActtataatactataatactaataatactaactTAATTCTGctaattttcacatttattttagtatatcCATCATTTTGGGAGATAAAATGCAAGACTGAAAACCATTTAAACTAAAGCTCATAAATGTACCTATTTTAAACAGGACTTTCAAATAATCAAATGAtagatagtatatatatatttatttatttatttttgctattattaaatgaaatatgaatttattaattgtccaaacagacaaaaaaacagGCATTTTGTGACTGACCATTCCCTACTGTAAATGTCAACCTATATCAAAATGATTTAATCAAATAAGAAAAGTCATTTCTGAGGTGAAGCAAGTTATCTGACCAAAACATGAGAGAAAGAACAAATATAGGAGAAACCTCTTTTAGTGGGTCATTGAGTTCTTCGAGGATATTTTCCTCGTCAAATATCTTGCCCTGGAAGCGGTGCTCATAATAATCGTGGATCCTCTGCCTCATGTCAGCCGGCAGCTTGTGAAAGGACATGTACTGTTCCACCTGTTTGTACTGTAACAAGCCAAACAACAAAACTGTTGACAAAAGGGAAAGAAAGCAATGTCTCATAAATGCTTTACTGAGCAATAAGTACCTTCTCTTGATACTGCCGATGGGAAGAATCCAAGGACTGGATCAGGTTGGTGGCATTCCCCAAGAACATGGCATAGCAGGTGGCCCCAATGATCATGCTGATCATCGTGAGCCAGACGTCAGTTGGTCCCTCAGGTGCCTGAGCACCGTACCCAATACACAGCATATGGCTCATGGACATAAAAAGGGCATAGGAGTATTGGACATCCCAAGTGGAATTCTGACAGAGAAAGACATATAGCAAATTTAAAGCAAAGTATGaatgtttaacattttctttAGGTAGCAGAAGTACTTCTGTTTGTTTACAAACTagttaacaaacaaaaaacactacactTCCCAAGATCCTCAAACATACCACCATGTTGTTTTTGGCGACCCAGCAGTTTGGCGGGAAATCTTGCAACATGGGCACCATGAACTGCATGCAGCCATCCCAGTGACACAGCAGCAGCATCATTCCAATCAGATTCACTATGCGAACTACTGCGCTTGCAAGGTCATAGGTCATATGGAAGAtctgcaaaaaaatttaaaaagatgGTTGTGATTGTGAGGGTGCAGTCTTGTTTACTGTTTGGCGAATTTTGACaggtgaaatccagtcatttcactTGATTTGATATTCGTTTCAACTTTACAATCTCAACAGCCAATGTTTGAAATGGTTTGGTAGCATTATAGGACATTGTAACGGAGTATATGAACCCCGTCTGTTGAAAGCTCTGAATTcatcaaaaatgtcttaatttaacaaggatcttacgggtttggaacaacatgagggtgacacagaaccttcatttttgggtgaactatccctttaaaattaaTCTTGAGATttgttaaagattacatttaacagtgttaaataATTATTAGAGATTTTAAACATTAACTTTGATTGAGTGTTATATTATTGGCAaaggtaatgtaaatgtaaaaacactaaaaactcaTTGAACTCCTCCAGTATATTAACATCAAACGAGGACGAGGAGGGACTGAGACTGTGCATTTTCCATTCTAAAAATCACTGTCATAGTGCATTTTAATGCTTTCCTcagacaaaaataacattttctgcaACTATATTTAATTCTTTGCTATTCTACTCTCGATTTCCTCTAACCTTTTCTCTTCCTGTCCTGTTGTGCTCACCTCTTCCCACTGATGAATGTAACGTATAAGCCTGGACAAGCGCAGCAATCTGAGCAGACTGAGGATCTTGGTGAAGCGTACGATGCGCAAAGCCCTGGCGGTGCGGTACACCTCTGCCGACTCAAGTCGCGCCTCTAGATCCACCACCAGGAAGATGTAGTCCACTGGAATAGAGGAGATGAAATCCACCAGAAACCAGCCTCGCAGGTAACGCCGACTGATCACTTGCGGGTCCAGGATGATTTGGGAGTTATCACCTTCCATAATGCCGGTACGAAAGTTGAGGACGAGGTCAACCAGGAAGAGAGTGTCAGAGGCCACGTTGAAGGTGATCCACGGAAGCGTATTCTGGTCCTCGAAGAAGGTGATGCCCCAGGGCAGAATGACGAGGTTACCCATCATCAGGCACAGCATCACAAAGTCCCAATAGAACCTGTGTGTGAAGATGCATGATGTAAGGAACAGAGGAAAAGTACACTGACTGACAGACAAACAAAATAGTTGACATGTATCAGTCTGAAAagggttataaagccatttctaaggcTTTGGGACCACTCCAGCCACTCATTGTCAGAGCAattatccacaaatggagaaaGCTTGGAACAATGGTGGAACAATTCTCCAAGAGCACAAAGACGACTCATCCAAGAGGTCAtaaaagaacccccccccccccaaaaaaaaacatctaaagaactgCAGGCTAAAGAACATCTGGCgtaaaaccaacacagcatttcataaaaagaacatcataccaacagtcaaacatggtggtggtagtgtggtGGTCTGGGGTTGCTTGATGACTTGCTATAATTGATGGAACAATGAATTCTGCTCTAtttcagaaaatcctgaaggagaacaTCCAGCCAtcagtttgtgacctcaagctcaagcACACTTGGGTTATGCAGCAGGACTATGATCCCCAACACAACAGCAAGTCCACCTCAAGAATGGCTCAAGAAAAACTAAATGAAGGTTTTGGAGTAGCCAAGTCAAAGTCAGGGCTTCAGTCcgattgagatgctgtggcatgaccttaaaaAAATCCATTCATGCTCAAAAACGTTGTGGGAAGTCgtgggttgtgggttcgagtctctggCTGGAAATACCAtgatttaggtgcccttgagcaaggcaccgaacccccaactgctccccgggcaccgcagcataaatggctgcccactgctctgtatTTACTCGGGTTATCTTTGTGTTATATTCAAATTTGTCTGATGATCTTAATCTTTTCAGtgtgacaaaaaaaacatttttaaataccaGGGAGGGGCTAAAACCTTTTCagggcactgtgtgtgtgtgtgtatatatatatataaattaataatatggaAATATAAGAAAATTAATATCAGTCACTCATTCATCTGTAATTCATCCGaacactaatatttttttttttactttaacttaaacattttatttatctttaaatatttatttatattatttttatatacctCTAAATCAAATAACACAGGTTACAAAAAAATGTGGAGAAAACTTCAATGCAGTATTTCCTTCAAAGATCCAGGCTGATAACCTAAAGGTCAGCGGTTTGAACCCGTCTTTCAGGGTGCTATAGGGTGACTGTCCTTGTAACTTAATAAGGCGTCTACCTATGGCGATATCACGTGTTTCGTGGAAATAAATTCAACCAGCCCCAGACGTTTGCCGATAAATAAAAGATTTTCTGAGAAACAAATATGTGACTCTGTAAAGCACACCTGGCAATCTATTACACATGAATTCATAATGGACatacattttgattcaaaagttCAAGCACATTAATTAGTATCAATAAGTATCTATGACCTTGAGTAAACAGGTTAATTACGTCAATTACATGTGTTGCAAAACATTCCTCTCCATGTTAATTACTAAAGTGGTAATGGAGAGTCGTAAACGTACTGTACAGTATGCGACTGTTTAAACTGGATATGCAGCCTTTTACGCACTAACGTACATGTGCGCAGTGGTTTGAAGTTTCCATCTGTGCTCATATTTTCCAAAGCAGCGTCAGTCACCTGGAAGGAATGGGTATTTTGAATAAACTTTCTTATGATATATATCATATGGTTGGCATTTGATGTAAGAATGAATGCAAGAGGTTGTATTATCAGTATCAGACATTTCCAGTGATGACACAAATGACCTGAGCTCTAGGTAAATTTGAATACTTTAAGATGAAAGTTACAAACTCTATGATATTTCTTGTCACAACCctagtaaaaaatatttataccaaaatatatttgaaatacattcaATTCATGCTAAGCATACTACAAATACCTTTACATATTCATGTACTCAATATCACTAAACTGTGATATTAAAACACAtctaggcttaatattaagaaatgtgcattatgcacaagtagtactccaaaCAAAGTTTCATTATAAGTGTGTAATTGTAtaaatgtcagtaaatatgttaaactGTACTTTGTATGAAATAAacgtattttaaatatattacttttttttactagGGAATCTGTTGCTAAAATCTACTGACAGTCTTGTGAAtggataataaaatacaaattctgtgaatgattaattaaatgtaatttcaatCATCTTAACCATCAGCCATCCTCATATACTCAAATCAGCTGACCACTCATAATCTAAATAAAAAGTATTGGTGGTGATTCAAGTTGATTCTTTTTACCTTCATCATAATttctgttacattttttttaaagaagaaattcTGAACAAACTTacaataataattgttataataatttcTTTGTAAATGATTTTACTAAATTTAAATTATACTCCATTATGTGCTTCATCATGTTTTCTATGAGAAACAAACAGTACATTGAAcagtgctgttattgttaactaaaactaaaaactaatctgtttactgaaaataaaacacacacaaaaattactGTGTTAAATTAGTAAGCAAGGCAAAATGTATAGTGTTTggttttaagttgaagtactaaaattatttaaactgaaatttCCCCCTGTTAAAAAAGTATAgaaatgtaagtaaaaaaaaaaagtgtttaatgttaTCTGGAGTTAAAGTAATTAAGAGCCGTGTTACCAGCACCTGGCCAGGAAATGTAAGAATCAACTGATCTGTGTTGATAAAATGGTAACAGAAACTGGCTCATGGGTTTGTTTTACTGCATCTAAAAAAAGGACTCTGACACATTAAACACTATGGTAAAATAAGACATAAAATTGGTGATTCTATTGCCCAAAATTAATTAAAGATTGAAAAATGTTGGTTTTTAAACGTATTTTTCACTTTGAAACAGGTTTTGAGATTTTGAGTTCCTCTTACCCATCATGCCTTGCGTTCTAAAAGCGCAATCCGTTTATCCCTTTACATTCTGCTGCTTTCTCTGTGCACGTGTTTCAGACAAAA includes:
- the LOC127979022 gene encoding potassium/sodium hyperpolarization-activated cyclic nucleotide-gated channel 2 translates to MDGDGEPPASNGDSKLHSRGSFSLTNWRSSSRTLLRGERAGEDVSRRLLSVVNHQERTDSGASPTSKSLEVTTGLDGTTATTTVTTSTPPCPEKAMAESTGPAGAPPASESEERVFADQSTFLQRQFSAILQPGVNKFSLRMFGSAKGVAAEQERIKSFGVWIIHPYSDFRFYWDFVMLCLMMGNLVILPWGITFFEDQNTLPWITFNVASDTLFLVDLVLNFRTGIMEGDNSQIILDPQVISRRYLRGWFLVDFISSIPVDYIFLVVDLEARLESAEVYRTARALRIVRFTKILSLLRLLRLSRLIRYIHQWEEIFHMTYDLASAVVRIVNLIGMMLLLCHWDGCMQFMVPMLQDFPPNCWVAKNNMVNSTWDVQYSYALFMSMSHMLCIGYGAQAPEGPTDVWLTMISMIIGATCYAMFLGNATNLIQSLDSSHRQYQEKYKQVEQYMSFHKLPADMRQRIHDYYEHRFQGKIFDEENILEELNDPLKEEIVNFNCRGLVANMPLFANADPHFVTVLLTKLRFEVFQPGDMIIREGTLGRKMYFIQHGCVSVITHDSKEKKLNDGCYFGEICLLTRGRRTASVRAETYCRLYSLSVDSFNEVLEENPLMRRAFESVAVDRLEHEREGNGIVHSHKSVEDDGD